The genomic interval GTGAGATGAAGTCTCGTGGGGCATAGACATTAAAAAACTGAGCAGACTTGGATTTTTAATATCACTGATCTCTCTTGGTGAGATCACAATCTTATCTGGTCAGccttcagaaaacaaactgaGGTAGATAAATACCTTACAAATGACCCTTTCAGAAACTTGGATTTTCCAGAAAATGCATGCAGCCACTCCAGCCTAGAGAAATCAGATGTTATCCTTAGTTTTGAAAGAGTCTGAAGGCAATTTCCCCAAGTTAGCTACAGAGCCAGAGACTAAACTTGAGAGTATCATTAATTATGAAAGTGTCATTAATTATGAGAGTATCTCTTATGCAGTGTTAGTCTTTGGGGCAGAgttctgtttttgtttctcggcttgttttccttttgtgttaCACATTTGTACCTCACTGGAATTTTTAGTCCTCATAGTTTCTCTTGATTTTCCCTTGACCCTCTAGAGGTCCTACCTGTCCTGTGCCATTGCTGTGTCTTAGAAAATACAGTTCTGCTTATTCAGAAGAATGGATTTTAACTTATTCCACATCACCAAGTAATTACAATTTCTGTATCCATTCTCATATGATACAAATAGGTTTTGCCTTTCTACAAACTTCTGTTGGTATCTCTAAGTTGTTAATTAAATAGTACAGACCAAAGGTGTATTATGTCCAAAGAGATAAGCACATAATTGTTTTGGCAACTCCTCTTAGGATTGAAGCTTCTCAgtaatttggaaaattttaGCATAGCTGTCATTTATTCGCTGAAAATCTAAGATTATTGTACCACACAGATCATCTTTTATTTCAATGCAATACAAAGATCTAGGTGTATTTATTCCACAGAGTTTGAAATTTGACTTGGCTTTTAAGgaattttccttcccctcaaaaataatccttttaaaATACCTGGTCTTTGCTAAACAGCGTTAAATATTTAACTGTTCAAACCATTGACAAGAAAATTAACCAATATGAGTCATGTTTTAATTGCTTTCAAGATTTCTGTGTGCCACTAGAGAAATTTTagttaaaatgtttttcccaAAAGGAAGATCAGGGAACTTGACAATTTTAAGCCTCTGtatcactgcagcagcaaatttGTGCAAGTtgaacaggcaggaaaaaccCTAAGCACATTGATGGTGAAATGCCTGCTTAAGAGATcccaaattatttcctttcttctgcacTTTAAAGTACCATATAAAGTGAAGCTTTTTGTCAACGGCTCACATGTAAAAAGCAACTTCACTGTCCAAAGTCTGTTTTAGCATTCATACTCTTTCAGAATTCAGATTGAGGGCTGTAAAGGCTTGTAAATCTCCCAAAGTACTGGCTTAAACTGTAGCATAAAAGATTTGCTTAGAAACAAATCCTTATTAGGTTTATAGTTTTGAACAAATAATTCTTTATATTTGCATTTGGGAGTGACAAAATAGCTTTTTTATGCTGCATAGGTTTAGATCTTTGACTTTATatggaaaactgttttctggtgttttgggttgggatttttttattcttattgtaaatttttaagaggaaaaagttGAAAGTATCAGTTTAGTTCATCTTTAGCCAAGCTGGATAATACTGAGATTCTGTCTTGTGCAATAGAATGAGAATACCATTTTTAgtgaattcttatttttaaccTGGTTCGCAAAGTGGGGATTCTGGGAAAACCTTACACAATATCATACTTGGATTCCACTTCTCACagttttattctcatttttaagACTCCAGTGTTCAGTAGCATGTTAAATCTGCAGGGGATGAAAATAATTCAACTAATAAAATTTGAGAGATGACCTAATTTTTGAACTTTATTTAATTGTTCTTATTAGTTTTATTCATTAAGTTGAGACTGAGTTCATGGTGCTTGTCTACCTAGAGTATGTTTCTAACTGCCTGTGTACTTCTACAGTCACTTTTCTCTTGCAGTAAATTATGTTTAAAAGGTATCTAAGTTTCAGTGGATATAGTTAGTTTGCAAAAACTAATGCATTTGGAAATCTCCCCCTACTGTCAAATCCCTTCCTGCCTTTACCCTCACCTCCCATCACGCagtcagattttcttttaaaatccatgTTGACAACATCATTCTGCTGGGAAGGATTCCAAGAAAGAAATACTCAACAGTTGCTGTAAAATCTTGCTTTGTATTGCTCACAAGAGGTAGGGAAATCTTTGTCTGTTTATTGGCGTGCACTCCAAAATCCTGTGAGTTGCTGTGTACAGAGAAGGATTTTCCTGAAAAGATAAATGTAATACTATCATTAGTCCTTGTTGTCTCTGCTATGGCTTAGAGGTGTTTAAAAGCCTCACAGGGATCTTTTGTTTGAACTTCAGACCTGAGTTTGGTCCAGGGAGTGACCAGGAGTGATACCCATATTCCCTTACTCCTGAGAAACCCTATCCCTGTGAGAGAGGCTTTGGCTTGAAAATTCTGTTGGagttcaggggaaaaaatgtgttgGATAGCCACTCTGCAGGTAACCAAGGGATGTGTAAAGCAGGATGATGCTGTTAATTTAAATCTCCACTCTGGGTTGCAAGGTTTGTCAAGCAGACAAGGAGCACTTCACTGTGCCCACTTGTTCCATTAAtgtttcagcagagcagcagtgcagagctaTAGGATGTCCTATtgttcctgtttttcccctctagAAATTGAATGAGATCCTTTTACTCCTGTGGTTTATTGTGTCCAGGGTTTAATGTCAGTCATATGAACCTTTGAGCAGTGTGAATTGCTGCTTCTGACTAAACATTTGGACTCAGACTCAAAAGACAAGAGAAGCCATTTACCAggtgcaggacacagcagtTGGGAAAGTGTTTTAAATTCAGATAGAGGAATCCAAGCACACAAGAGCTGAAGGGTGAAAAAAATCTTGGGGCTTAATTAAAAGTTATTGAATACTGTGGTTTGACTGCAGCAGCCTTGATGCTTAGTGGAAAGAATAACCTTTAAATAAACATGGAAAACAATACCAACACACCCACCCCACCTTACCTCtttcccagaaaagaaaaaacaaaaaagaccccaaacaacaacaaaaaaacccctgctcCCCTGACTTgcaagagttttttttttttggttctgcATAGCACAGCTAAAAATTTACTGAAGAGCCTATTTTGgcaagtgatttttaaaaaagacaaaatctcTATGATGTAAAGGCTTTACTATAAGGTTTCTCTGAATGTATTTCCAGATAAATTCAAGTTTTATTTACATGATTTTATAACAATTGTAAGAAAAACATGAATAGCAAAACTAAACCCAAAATTCTTCAAAATGGGATTCTTACGTAGGTGAGGTAATATAAAGATACGACATACTGGTTAAtcaaaaaaaatactaaataattataaatactCAAACATACAGCCTGcaatatataaaaatgcaaatgtatCACTGAAGTATCTGTATTTATCAAAGTACAATAAAAAATAGCAGGTTACAGTCTTTTAAATATTCCATAAAGATTCTTTCAAGGAGAGAGATGTTCTTCTGCAGAAATGTTGAAAGACAGAATTGATTCAGAACAACTGTATTTACAGGCACTGGGACGATGTCTTCTGTCAGTGCCCAACTTGTGATCCTGTCTAATTTTGCAGCACTGATTAGCTAAAGATCAGCACTTTGTGGGTAGTAATTCTGTTCAGCAGTTTATTttgcaggaagaagaaatggaTTTGTTGGAGGTGCTTTTCTGCATGAGTCACATCATGGCTTACATGTTAGGCACTGTCTCGCTTTCTCTCCACCAGCCAGaaccctgtgctggggacaaaATCGCTGGGTGACTGCTTCCAGAACTGCAGTGTTGAGGGCTCTTTACAATTAATACttttgcaaggttttttttgtatagTCCATGAACTTTTCCTCCCATGCTGACTCACCCAGTTGTATTGATCTGCCAGATACATAAAGAACCTGATGAGTGGGAGAAAGAAGCTTATCCTGCTCATACAGGCTTGAGTTACAAGCCTTGGACTCTATAGGAGGAAGTACCTTCCACCTTTAATGCCGTTTTTAAAGGGGATCACTATGAGAGATCAGTTTCTTCAAATTAttgttgctttgtttcagtCTTGGGTAGTTTTTAAGgttgtgtattttctttcagaaaactgagaaatggGAGAGCGAGAAGTCTGAGGAAGACATGGAAGAGTATATCTGGGAAAACAGCTGCTCTCAGAAAAATGCCTTGGACACATTGCTTCGAATAAAAGCCTCAGAGAATGCCAGCAGTGTCACtaaggaggagctgctggcatctGAAGTGGTTAAGAATTACAGAAACTCAGTCATTGCGCTTAAAAATGAAGGTGAAACAGAAAGTAACATTTCTCAGTACAAGGAATCTGTGAAGAAACTACTGAATATACAAGCATGAGAGCACAGTCTGCAGGTACACCTGATCATTACAGAGTTGTTTAACTACTGTGTTAGTGTTTCTTAATGATATGAATGGATAGTTATTCAGAACCTGaaccaaaaaatgaaacttgATGAGTTAAGTCCTGTCCATGAATCTTGTCCTTTGAATAAAGTATATTTTGATTCATGCTGGTAACTGGAatgcttttttctgtgttttgttagCATGGGAGATCCTGGTTCAGTCCTCTGCTTCATCACATTCTGATTTCTCACACTTCTTTGGGCATTTAATGTAGAGCAGCAATTTCAAAACTAATGAAATTAGTTAGGCTTCCAGttccattaaataaaaatcctaaaattaaGAGCTCTAAATGCTTTTCAAATGCCATTTAGATTTTTCCCTATGTGTAACATGAGGATAATGTTGCGTAAGTAATCTGACTTGGAGAGGTGTTGAAGCACTCTGGACAGTTAAGGTTCTCAGGTGTTATTGTGAGGGCAAACAAATATGTAAAAGCGCCTGTCTCTAAAATGATGGAgtaaaataagatggaaaatgGGATGGTAGTGGGAAGGTGAACCAGCAGTTGTTGAGAAAACCCCAGAGTACCTGGGACAGGAAGAATCATGAGTTGGTGAGGTGGGTTTGTAACTAAATAGGAATGGACTGAGCCTTGTTACCCTCAGGCCTGCTGACTACTCTCTTGAATGTACCCAGGctttttgaggaaagaaaaaagtctgtAGCATCCTATGTAGCACAGAGAAAGAATTATATGGATGTTTATCTTGtatttggtaatttttaattgaaagaaatGGATTTAAAACATTGGAATCACAATTTTATTGCCGTCtcacaattaagaaaaaaaacacctacCAAACCTTGAAAGGacataaataaattttgcttttattctacCTCCCTGGCTTAGTAAGATTTTAACTTAGAGAGAAAGTCATTCTCTAGAAGGGACAGAGGGAATTAAGGATTCTGCATACCTATAAGAGAGCTGACCATGtggccctgccagcagcttgTTGAGAAGCAGCAGTGTAAGAATAAGGACATTGAAAACTGAGGGGAATTGATTCCTGCAGTGTTCTGTGTGCTGGACTCACTCCCTGCTAGGATTTCtcactgtgtgctctgtgtgtacATACAGCCAAGGAGTGGATTCGTTCTCACTGCCAAAACACTGTCAGTTTAGGAAGGATTCTTCTTAGGTCAAGATTGTTTTCATATGGTGAGAGACTGagtttaatgcattttaattccTATGAGAATTTGCCAGAGCTGAAGCTAAGACTGAAAACGTTTCTCCTGTCATCCCAATTTTGCACTGACTGACTTGGTTCTTCAGTAGTCCTTCCTTTTGGATGTGTATTAGTGTAAAGTTTTAGCAGAAGCTTAATATGGGGAAAGCTTCAGCTGTTATCAGGTTGCTCATTTATCCAGGGACAATGAGGGTAATGTTTAAAATTCCCATTTGAAATGGGGACATCTGTGTAACTCCAAATCTTCTCCAAACAGTCGTAAAACCAAAATGACTGGGGAAGTAAGTGCAGTTTGACTGGAGAGAATGGTACAGCTGGTGCCTGGAGTTATGCCTGGCTCTGTTCCAGAGGCAGTTTGGGTCTAGTTATGTGCACAGGAGAAATCTGTTTCCTTAATTAGCTTTGTCAGTGCCTGCAGgagggctgccctgggagccaccCTGAGGAACCAAGTGTTGTGTCCAGGAGCAAGGCCCTGAAATGTCTAATGAAGCCCCAAGCCCCATAAGTTTTTCTCTACAGAGCTGTCCTTCTGTACTTAGGACATGTGAGAGCACCTGAGAAAatcctctgcagcagaggacatcccagttttcctttgcttttcacagAATGAATCTAAGCAAAACTCTTGAAGTCATGGCTGAAACAACAATTTGACCTCACCAATAATAATGTCATGTAGAAAGAACAGCACAACAAGGGAAACTGATTTTTCCATTAGCTTCAAAGCTAATTGATGGAAAACCTAAAATGCACAGgcttccccagctctctctgaACTCTGGTAAGTTCAAGACTGACTTATCCTATAGATGTTAAACTTACCCTAACCTACATCCTTATAAATGTTTCAAGAAATACAGGCAGAATTTAAGGTGACTATCTCCTGAACACCAGGTGTCTCTCCCAATAACAGATGGTCACAAGCAATGTTGGGATAAAACTCAAACTTACACTTGTGATTTTTACTGAAGGTTTCTGTGTTACAGTACAGAACTTGTGTAATGCAGTGGGCAGCACAAAAGGCAGCTTGGATGCTATTTTGAGCTCTTGGatgtttctctctgcttttctgcttctccctctAAACTGTTTGTGTTTGAAGGTGACAGTATTTCTCTGTGACTGCAGAATACCTGGAACACTGGGATCTTAACCCCTGGGGGAGTCTTCCCAACCTCAAGGATGTAAAACATAGCacatatttttaagaagtaaaCCACACATCTCTATTTTACTGTATAATACTTTTACATCATCCATCTCTCTGGAATCCTGTGCTGAAGTTTAAAAACTGAAGAGTTAGAGATTAAGAGACTTACAGGttaaagcagctctgcagcacaatAATAAACACTGGTCACTTATTAATGTGTCATGTACATTACAATGTAAATGACTGAGGTGTTCATCCCTTGTGCACACCTGTGGGACCTTTCTTGTTCTGGAGAGtggacattttttttccttgttttcaggCACAGTGCTGCTACAAGCACAAGGAAGAGATAAAGGGACAGTTGCCTAAAAAGGGCTGAGCTGTCTGGACGAATCGTCTTGCTACCCATTTATTGCTTTCCCTCATAcctaaaatttatttatttatttattttcttgtgacTTTTAGTCTCTAATAAAATAGCTCTGCTTTTGTGCTTCATATAGCCCTttttctgcagggttttttcccctctttctgtcaacaaaacaagaaatctcTTCAGAACATAATATTGCTTCAATCGTTTTCTTCTATCCCAGAAGCATTTGCTTGTGAGGCAGGTAGAAATTTTCACTTTGTCTCCTATATCTTTTTCTGTTGAGAATTGAGGTCCCAGTTGCATGATATGATTGTTCTCCAGAACATCATATTGAGGGCAAGACTCAAGAGAGCATCAGGGTACTCTGAAAGCGCACTCTACACTCACTAATCTGAGGATGAAAAAACAGAACCAGGAATGGCTGTGGCTTGCTGCAGACAATGAGTGACTTTTCTGAGAGTGAAGGGAGGTGAAAACCCTCCCTTTTGAAAGCAAGTTTCTAACTAtgactgattttattttaaaaaaatcttacagcTGTATCCACCCCATAAGAAGAGCTTTTCGTTTTTTTCCCTTGACTCAAGATGCTCTGGAGGGTCACTGATAGCACAGAGGAGTTAGAGAAGCTGGAGGCACTACTGATTTTGCTGTCAGCAGATGTTCTGTGGGGCActcagggcacagctcagcctgaaCTGGAAGAATGGACACTTAAGGACTTAGGGACATGAAATTACTGCAAGTCTCAGGTAAGGAAGGGATTGCAGTATGATAGAGAACCTGTCAGTTTTCAGCTGAACTCTGTAATACTTATCTGAGAACAGTAATACCTTAATGGTACAGAGGAGAAAGGTGATGGTCCACATTCACAGTTTGTTTCCACACTGATACTGTAAGAGTTAAGTTCCTTAGACAGGCTTTTGTGGCTGCAAGTTTAGCAATAGAtcataaatatatacattatGGATTTAAGCATCTTCCCCTATCCTTGATGCATGATTAAATCAtgacttaaataaaaaatgcattctttGCAGCATTATAAATTAAGGAGTGAGGGGGCATTGTTTTGCCATATTGCTGCCTCAAACTGCAAATTTTTGACATAGGGAGGAGACCTTGTACACTCTCCtgtcttcaaaaacaaaaaataagttGGTTTTCCAATAAAAATCCCAAGTATTAAACAAGTAATTCTAACATGAACTGTGTATGCCTCTGTAATGGAAGATAACAGAATACTCAGCAATGCTTGGCAAAACCCTGGGCTAAGAAAACTGAAAcgcattttccagctgaaactATGGGGTAATGTTTAGGTcaagaaagataatttttctaaTCTAAATTAGATGAAGCTACCTGCATGTAAATTCTGTATCCAAAAAACTACATGCAATTATGTAGCACTAATAATTTTAGTATATTCCCAGATTTTTTGGAGAAATTATATTTGGAATGTAGTTCTGCAAGGTCTTGAAGTTTGAATTGCCTTCTTGGCAGCACTCAAGACTTTAAAGTGAACACAAGCAGAATTTTAATGGCTGTATTCAGCTTGAAGAAAGGCATCAAGAAGTACAGACCTAGTTCTTTACCAAGTGTTTCTGAGTTTAGGTTTAGCCTTCCTTTGGCAGAAAACATCATTTTGaccatttcaaacaaaaagaCCGTTTCATAAGTCATTTGTGTATTCCTGCATTACATGGGATTCATTTGGTAGCAAATTAATAGATAATAGATGATGATAGAGAATAATAGATATATAAGATATATAAGCATAAACAGATAATTGTAAGCACAAAGATAACTATAGCAGGATTTCTCATCTAGCTAAATAATTCTCTGCCACACAGACGTGCCaacactgcagctgcactgaaCCTGGGGGAAAGTTACAGTGTCAGTCATTAATCTGCATCAGATTATGAACCAAAATGCCTCAAACAGAGGGAGCTGTGAGTGGGTGCTTCCTACCTAAAAAGACAGGGAGTTGTGCTTCATCTGCTGAGAATTAAATCATAACCAAAATATTCTGAACTAAGTTACCACTGGTTCTGTGAGAGAAGTAAGCTCGTGTATGGggtgcatttttaaaatcctgtttgttCCAGAGCCAGGGTGGTGTTTCACAGATTACCTCTGACAGGAGCACATTTTATGAGCTGTCTGGACATCGTTGTTCTTGTCCTTACGGGTTTATAGTGACCCCTCCTGTAACTGCAGCGCCCGGCTGTGAGGGCAGCAGTGcaacagcacaggcagaggagagaggagcagaggacaACAGGAATCAGCCAGAcccccaaagctgcagcttcccaggcagctgcctcATTATCCGACGTGGAATTCCTCCCACTGGAGCCTTTGGTTTCGTTGAGGTGTtgcttgctgctgttcaggCGAGGAGGGGTGAGCATGTGGGATAACACCTCGGCAGGCTTGGGGCTCAAAGCTGAGTGTGCAGTCTTGTCTGAGCTGGTGACTGACCTGCTGCTTGTCCTCTTAGCAAAAGCAATGTCTGCTGGGGAAGTTTCTGCCCTGGAATAGGCAGTACCTTCAGTTCTCTGCACTGTCAGACTCCAGCTGGGGGTGTTTGCTGGTAAGCCGTGGCTCGTGGCAGCAGGTGGAGCTCGGAGCAGAGGAGAACCTGACGTGGTGGCATTGTGATGTTGGCATCTTCCCCTCTCAGGGGTCTTTGTGCTGAGCTGCCTCTCAGATTTATTTGCTGAGGAGTGAGCATTTGGCTCTTGGGATTTCAGTTTCTCAAAAATGAGAAGATCTGGATCAATCCCTATTAAATTAGGATAATGTTAGTTTAACGATAAAAGCTTATCTGCACACCCACAAAAAGGATCCATGGAaacaggcaggacagggagtCCAAATAATGTCCATTTGGATTGGAGCTCTCACTGCCTCAGGTTATGGGACACCTTATGGGATGCAAGGGATGTGCATTTTGGGATTGCACATGACTTACTGTGGGATGCTTAGGGAAGGAACCAAAGGTGAGGAAATGGTGGGATCTAGGCTACTGAGGGTAGGGAAGTCCAGGAAAGCTCTGTGTGAGTGACAGTCTGCACCAGAAACTGGAGGGAGGCTGCACCCTGGGGCTCAAACATCCCTGTTGAGACTGGGGTCCAGAATAAGCAGACTGAGATCAtctcagcccagcagctgggggaCTTGGCACTGTGTAtgtgtgaatatatatatacacacacacatatttatatattttcccTAACACAAAAAGCAGGATGAGGCTGTTGATGCTCCCTGTGTTGGT from Ficedula albicollis isolate OC2 chromosome 1A, FicAlb1.5, whole genome shotgun sequence carries:
- the MANSC4 gene encoding MANSC domain-containing protein 4, with the protein product MALLVAVAQVLLLLALPGDSQGLCSPTAFYKNCWIRRFPGLLVDLQESQRRGAQLLKGYAETSPQQCSRTCCLLRNVSCNLAVFYHGAIHENRNCLHMSCPALESCILKAGVDVILYNITTGIDPDLLIFEKLKSQEPNAHSSANKSERQLSTKTPERGRCQHHNATTSGSPLLRAPPAATSHGLPANTPSWSLTVQRTEGTAYSRAETSPADIAFAKRTSSRSVTSSDKTAHSALSPKPAEVLSHMLTPPRLNSSKQHLNETKGSSGRNSTSDNEAAAWEAAALGVWLIPVVLCSSLLCLCCCTAALTAGRCSYRRGHYKPVRTRTTMSRQLIKCAPVRGNL